The Granulicella sp. 5B5 nucleotide sequence ATATCCGCGAGCAGACGCGTGCGATGGTGGATTCCGGTGCGCGCGTGCAGGCGGAGCTACTTGTGGAGCAGTCCGGCCTGCAGTCGTTGCGCCAGATCTACGGCGACGGCAATGTACGCGTGCGTGAGACAGAGGCACGAATCGCTTCGCTTAAAAGTGATCTGCAAAAGATGACAGGAAGCTCTGCGCCCCTTTCAGCGAACACAGCTATATCAGACAGCGCATCAGTGGCGGGTGACGGTAGTGACTCGCTTTACCCTCCGCTGCGCCAGCTGCCGAGACTCGCTGTTCCCTATGCGGATCTTTATCGTCGCGTCAAGGTGCAAGAGGCTGTGTTCGAGCTTCTCACGCAGCAATATGAGATCGCGAGGATTGAAGAAGCGAAGGATCTGCCGGTGGTTCGCGTCATTGACAGTCCGGGCGTTCCTGAGAAGAAGTCCTTTCCACCCCGTCTCCTCCTCACTCTGCTGCTGACACTCCTCTCGCTTGCCGCCACAGCATTCATACTCGTCGTTCGCGAACAATGGGGAGGGGTCGATCCTGGTGATCCCCGCAAGCTGCTCGCCGCGGAGGTGCTGCCTGTCCTGGCCTCCTACATCCGCATCTCCCCAAAATCTCGCGGTGACCACGCATGAGGAGGCATTTCACAAATGCTATGTACGGGGGGCTTGATTACATCTCGTATCCATTTGGGATGCTCATGGTTGCGCCGATAGTGATTCACCGACTCGGTGCATCAGAGTATGGGTTGTGGATGATTGCGACCTCAGTAATCAGCGCCGGCGGCATCATTGCCTCCGGATTTTGTGATGCTGCAACACAACAAATTGCTCGACTTCGAGGGACCGGTGAACGTGCGCGGATGGCGCAAACTGTGAGGAGCACTCTTGGTATTGGGGCGACTCTCAGTTTCGTCCTTGCATGCATTGTCTGGGTGTCGGCACCGTTTGTAGCTGCGCACGTTGTTGTATCGCATGTCACGTCACTGCGGGAGTGCGTCATCTCGCTTCGCATCGCAAGTTTGCTAATCGTCGTGCGCAGCATCGAAAGCGTTGGCGTCAGCGTACATCGCGCGTTCGACAGGTACGGCAGTACCGTTAAGATTAGCGCCGCCATGCGCTTGCTTACTCTTTTTACCGTGGCAGGGCTTGCGATCTGCGGTCAGCGAACGACCAGTTTTCTCATCGCAACGGGCGTGTTTCTCATCGGAGGGACTTATCTGCAGCTCCGAGAACTGCCCCATTTTGTTGGTGAGGGCTCTCTATGGCCTTCCTTAGAACCTACGGAGACATGGCTGCTGGTGAGCGTTGGCATCTTTGTGTGGATACAGGCGCTTGGCGGTGTTGTGTTCACTCAGTTCGATCGCATTCTGCTTGGAGTCTCTCTCGGCGCCGCTGCAGTTGCGCCTTATGCGTTGTGCATTCAGTTCGCACAACCTCTATTCGGCCTTACTGCGTCAACACTGCATTTTCTATTCCCTTATCTCTCCCGGCGAGCCAACATGATTTCGCCTAAAGAGCTACGGCACACATTATTGAAAGCATTTATTTGCAACTTCCTGTTGATCGTCGCAGGCGCAGGCGTATTGCTCCTATGCGGTGATCGCCTCCTCGCTTTGTGGGCTGGCAGTGCACTTGCAAAGACCGCGGTGCAGATTCTTCCCAGAATTGTACTGGGTTCCGCTCTTATGGGCTTGAGCGTTATGGGGACCTATGCGCTCCAGGCACTCGGACTCTTTCGCATTGTGGCTCTTATCAGTCTTTGCAGTCGCGCAGCCATGCTCGCGCTTATGCTCTTCCTGTTGCACCATATGGGGTTGCAGGGGTTGGTGATCTCGCGCTTGTGCTATGGCTTCACGGCTCTGTTTGTTTATGTGCCATTGCTGCAAATTGTGATCAAAACAAGAAGATCCTCAGGCTCGGCCATTCCTATACCGCCTGCCAAGTTGACGGAGGGATCGGCTATATGAAGATCATGGTTTTGGCTGCTTCCTTTTCGTCTGACATCTCTGGCATTCAACGGCACGCGCTGAACCTCGTTCGTTGTTTGATAAAAAGCAACGAGATCACGCGCATTGATCTCGTTGTTGCACCTTGGCAAACGAAGATCACAGAGACACTGAATGATATATCTGACGATCGACTTATTATCCACTTTGAAAAAATGCACGAAGGACCGGTTGGGCGCAACCTCTGGTACTACCGAGAGCTGCCGCTTCTTGTAAGACGGTTGCAGGTTGATCTCGTGCACCTCTCTTACCCAGTGCCCTTTCATGCTGCAGCATTCGGCTGCCCAACGGTACTGAGTCTGCACGATCTCTATCCACTAGAGATCCCTGAGAACTTTGGGTTCCCGAAGGCCATCGCGAACCGATGGATACTGCAGCAGTGCCTTCGTAGCGTTAGCTCGATCGCGTGCGTCTCGGACGCCACTTTGCACAAGTTGAAGCTATGCACGACCGAAAAAGTCGAACAGAAAGCAGTGCGGATCTATAACTGCGTCGAACCCCGTCCCGCTTTGCCAGAACCTCATGCCTATCGAGAGTTAATAGGCGAACGCTTCCTGCTCTCGGTTTCGCAGCACCGCAGAAACAAGAATATCCCTCTTCTCATCCGTGTGTTTCATCGATTACTGCGTGGCACTGCACCGGCGCCTGTGACGAAATTGCTCATTGTCGGAATTGAAGGGCCGGAGACACAGAGCATTCGCTCCCTGATTGCTGATCTCCGCTTGGAGGAACACGTACTTCTCGCGCATGGGCTTTCAGAGGATGAACTGCAGTGGTGCTATGCGCAGTGTGAAGCAGTCATAGCTCCTTCAAAGACAGAGGGTTTCGGTCTGCCCGTCGCCGAGGCCCTCCTCGCAGGTGCGAGGGTCGTGTGCTCTGACATTGCAGCATTCCGCGAGATTGGTGGGATGCACTGCCGTTTCGTCGCATTGGGGCCCACGGAAGAGCTCGACTTTGCAACGGCCATATCGGAGACGATCCGTAGGCCGCCAGGAAAGCACGTCAGCTTTACACATTTGTCAATCGAAACACTTTCGCGCGAATATGTGCAGCTCTATACCCGGCTTCTGCTAAAGAACCAGACAGCCGCGGAGACTAGCGCTCATACCGGGCTTTACGCAATCAAGGATGGTCTTGCCCTTGAACAGAGTTCTCCAGCCGCGCGGAAGTGGGAGGGATGACCATGGCCGCATCTGAATCCTATGTTGCCAGTCATCTAGCGGACAGCGCAGCGCCTGGAAGCATGCGACACCGAGCGTTTCCGGGCGGTCTAAATCGCTACGTCCTGGCCGGAGCCGAGGTGATCGCCGATCTTCTCACCTGTGTTGCATCTCTCATCGCAGCGTATCTTGTCCAACGAAAGGTTGGAGGGAACCTCGGCTATCCATTGCAGCGGGTACTTGCGATCGGCGCGGTACAAGGACTTTTCGCTGTCCTCCTGCTGAGTGCTTCCGGCGCGTATGGAGGTTGCAGTAGCTTGATGCGCATTCGTGAAACGGAGCGCGCTGTTCGCGCTGCAATCCAGGCCGCGCTGCTCTTGTCTTTTGTGGTCTCGATCCTCGCGCTGCAGTTACCGCCAATGGCTGTCCTGGTTAATGTATTCCTTATGCCTGTGCTGTTGATCTTTCAGAAGCAGGTGACACACTCGCTCACGCAGGCACTGCACGTCAGGGGTTACGGTTGCAAACGTGCCGTGATTTATGGTGCGGGAGAAGCAGGGAGGCGCATCACATCGACTCTGCTTCATTCGCCAAAGCTGGGCTTACAGCCTGTCGCAGTTTGGAGTGACGGCTCGGTCCCGGCAAGCGATGGCCTGTCTGTGCTGGGATACCGCCGTGAGAGCGCAATTCCAGTACGATTTGAGCCTTTGGCTGCGTCGACATTGCGGTCGCTTCGCTGCAACCTTTTGATCATGGCTGAGCCGCATCTGTCGGCGGCTCAGTTCGAGGAGATGAAGAGCATAGCAAACCAAGCTGGTATATTGGTGGCCTTTGTTTCGGAATCTGCTGCGCATGCGGAGATGCAGCAGAGCGTCGCGGATATTGATGGGGTTTTGCTCACGTCTCCGCATGAACACTCGACTTCATGGAGCTATGCGTTCTTCAAGCGAGCAGTCGACGTGTTCGCCGCGACGATATTGCTCATTGGGTTATCGCCGGTATTATGCATCGTGGCTCTGCTCGTACGGCTCAGTTCACCAGGACCTTCACTGTTCATACAAAGGCGAGTTGGCCGCGATGGCGAGTTCTTCGATATGTACAAGTTTCGAACGATGGTGTCTGATGCGCCCCGTTATGCGGTCTCTCCGGTAACTTCAAGCGATCCGCGCCTTACGTCCATTGGTAGGGTGCTGCGGCATCTAAGCTTGGACGAATTACCCCAACTTATCAATGTCTTGTCAGGCACGATGTCGCTTGTGGGACCTCGGCCAGAGATGCCCTTCATCGTTGCGACCTACAACGACCACCAGCGGCTGCGGCTGCGTGTGAAGCCAGGAATCACAGGATTGTGGCAGCTAAGCGCAGCCCGTGCATTTCCTATCCACGAGAACATTGAATACGACCTTTATTACCAACGCCATCGCACCTTCTTCATGGATATTGCAATTCTGATCCACACAATCTTTTTTGCGGTGGGTGGCGGCATATGACAGATACCGTCGTACACACTGCCACATCGAATCATGTGGAAGGAAGCTATGCCGATGTGCTCGGAGTGAAGGTGTCCGCGCTCAACATGGATCAGGCAATACGTCAGACCGATGCATGGATTGCCTCGGGACAATGTGGCTTCATCTGCGTAACTGGCGTGCACGGAGTAATGGAAGCGCAGCGGGATCTTGAGTTTCTCCGCATCTTGAACAGTGCCATGCTCAATGCTCCGGACGGTATGCCGATGTCATGGGTTGGGCACCTGCAGGGATTCACAGAGATGGATCGCGTGTATGGGCCGGACTTTATGGCGGAGCTTTGTCGGCTTTCGGTGCCGCGCGGGTATCGGCACTTCCTGTACGGCGGTGATGAGGGTGTCGCGGAACTGCTGAGAAAATCGCTGGAAAGCAAATTCCCGGGGATCGAAGTGGTTGGAACGTTCACGCCTCCTTTTCGGGATCTTACTCGCGAAGAGGAGGCGCAACTGTGTGCTCAGATCGAAAGCACGAAACCCCACATCATGTGGATCGGACTGAGCACGCCAAAACAGGAGAGATTCATGGCACGTTATGTCGAGCGGCTCGGCGTGCCTTTGCTCGTGGGGGTAGGCGCTGCCTTCGATTATCACACCGGGCGCCTGCGCGATTGTCCACGTTGGATCAAGCGCGCAGGCCTGCAGTGGCTTCATCGACTGTTCCAAGACCCGCGCCGTCTATGGAAGCGTTATGCGCGCAACAATCCGGAGTTCCTCTGGAAGATGACCTTGCAGCTCTTGCACCTGCGCTCATCTTTCGCCGTGCCGCGCGAACCGGTTGTAGCTGTCGATGCTTCAGCGTCGGCAGAGGGCCTTTCCAAATGACAATCTCCTGACAATGAACAGACCATCGTGAGACACGCAGCAATTCCTTCCTGGCTATCGTCTGGATATGGCTAGTTTCATTGCAGGCAGACCAAATTCAAAACGATTGAGCTGGTGGATGATGGCGGTCATCGGATGTGTATGGCTTTGCCCGGTCCAGCGCTCGCAAGCACAAGATGTGCCACTCATCTCCGGTGGCTATGGCTTCTTCACAACCACGAACGCGGGTCAAACCTCATATCTACCCATTGCAGAGCCGCTGCTGGCCGCTCCGATCGGCAAACATCTCTTGGTGGAGTCACGTGCTGGCATCGCCGAAGCTGTTTTCCCGAACGGAACGAGAGGATACGACCACACCTTCAACGCCATACTTACCTACCTCCAGGCGGACTACATTGTTTCTCCACATCTGACCGTGGTTGGTGGGAGCTTCCTGATTCCGTTCAATACTTATAACGAACGGCTCTCACCGATCTGGATCGGCAACTTCCAGGACGCGCCCTTGGTCACAAGTCTTGGCTTGATGGGAACGGCAGCGGGTCTCGGCGGTCAGGTCCGTGGATCAGCGGTCTCCCGCGGCAAGTACTCCATTGATTACGTTGGATACTTCTCGGCCCGCAGCAAGCCCACGCAGTTTGCGGCGGAGCGCTCCGCTGGCGGCCGCTTAAGCATCTACTTTCCCGCGCAACGTCTTGAGGTTGGAACTTCCTATGGACGACTGCTACAGGGAACGCAAGAGAACTTCTACGGATCGCACCTCTGGTGGGAGCCGAAGAGCACGGCCTTTCGCTTTCGTTCAGAGTATGCGCGTGGCCACCATGCTCAAGGTTACTGGTTTGAAGCGGACTATCGCACACAGGCTTTTGGCGGTTTGGATAGCTGGGTTGGGCGCATTGAGCCTCTCTTTCGCATGCAGCAGACGTTTCGCCGCGACGCGATCGTAAGCGATGGTCTGCCACTGGTGAACGTGCAGCGTGCGGACTTCGGACTCGACTATAACCTGCCGCACAACACCAGAATCCTCACAAGCTACTCACGTCAGTTCTCTGCCAATGGCAATGCCAACATCTGGGAAACGGGCATCGTCTATCGGTTCCTTACGCCGGCATGGAAGGGGAAATAACGATGTCTCTCAAGAAAAATCTGTTGCGCATTGCGCCGATGCTGCTGGTGCTCACGCTGTCCTTGATGGCAGCCCATGGTTTATCTCAGACAGTGATACAGTCGGCAGCATCCACGCCAACTGGAGCGAAAGCGCCGAAGCACGCGACTGTACATGCTCAGGAAGATGAGGGCGCCCGTGTCTTCACGCAGAATTGCGCGCGCTGCCACAATGCCCCAGACGGTTTCTCGCCGAGAATCTCTAGTACTGTAGTCCGTCACATGCGCATTCGTGCCTCGTTGAGCAAGCATGAAGAAGAAGAGTTACTGCGCTTCTTCAATCCGTAGCACGCGCATCTGAAGTAAGCCCCATCAAACACCTGCATCCGCTCGGACGATGCTATCCATGACACACAACAAACGACTGCCGTCACATTGCTGTTGAATCTCGTGAAGTGCAGGACCCTGAATCGATTGGAGATACCATGAAGAAATTACTGCAGTTGACGGCATTCGGTGCTGTTATTGTTCTTGGCATTGCTTTCACGCAGGTCGCGAAATCGCAAACCGAGCCGAGACGTATCGAGGTCACAGCGAAACGTTTCTCCTTTGAGCCGGCGGATATCACCGTCAAGAAGGGACAGCCTGTGACTATTGTTTTGCATAATATTGACACGGCGCACGGTCTTCGCTTTCGCGAACTGAACATAGATCTTCGCGCGCCTGCAAAGGGCACCGGTCAGGTCATGTTCACTCCTGAGAAAATTGGTGATTTCGTCGGCCATTGCTCGGTGTTCTGCGGCTCCGGCCACGGCTCGATGGAGCTGACGTTGCACGTGGTGGAGTAGACATGCGTCGTACGTTCGCTCTTTCACTTACGGCAGGAATTGCACTGGGATTGGCCGGTTGTAGGGCCAATCCCCCCAGCAACTTCGAAACGAAGACCGTGGTCTTTGCGAAGCATCATATTTTTATCGGCAATAAGCGTGAACACAATCCACTGATGGACAACACGCAAACACGCACTGATGGTAAAGAAGCATTCTCCCATTACTGCGTTGCATGCCATGGAATGGACGGCCAGAACACTGGAGTTCCGTTCATTGACCACATCTCGCCGCCAATCCCCTCGCTCGCATCGCCCGAGGTTCAAAGTTACACCGACGGCCAACTAAAGTGGATTCTTGATAACGGCATCTGGCCCTCCGGCATGCCAGGCTCAAAGGGAACGTTGAGCGACGACGAACTGTGGTCCATCGTCGTCTATCTGCGGCATCTGCCACCCATTGGTAGTCAGGGCACGCCTGATATGTACACGCACTGACTAGTTGAGCTTCGACATGAGGAATGGGATGATGATCGTATCTCAATCGGACGCGCACCAGGACGACAGGGTCACGGCAAGCCTTCCGCTCGTGGTGGGTTTCTTCTTCGCATTCCGCCTGCTCATCGTGCTGCTGTCGGTTCGGCTTTTCGGCGCCGATCCGCAGGTTGGTGTCGTAGCCAGTTTCACTATCAACATAGGGCTTCTCTTGCTGGTGCTTCTGCTCTCGTCGGATCGCCCCATGGTGCGCATTGGCGAACTGGCTCGCCTCGTGAGTGTCCGCTGGGCGCTTGCATTTCTGCTCTTTTCTGCGTGCAGCCTGCTCTGGACAGTTGCGGAGTCCAAGGCCGCGGCGATAGGTTATTGGACTGCGATGGCGTCGGATGTCGCGATAGTCTTCCTCTTGCTTCGCCGTGATCGCACTCCATGCGTCGTCAACTCCTTATTGAAAGGATTCGTCTACGGTGCCTGTATCGTCGCTGTGATTGCATGGCTGATGCCGACACAATCGGATCTGCGCCTCGGGGATGAAGAACTCCTCGGGCCCAATCAGATCGGCTATCTCTGTGCCTTCGCTTTCTTCATGGCGCAATATTTGCAACGTCGCAAACAGGGCAGCTGGTACATGGCATCGCTGTTGCTCGCGGTCACATTGCTTCGCACATTCAGCAAGACGACGATTGCGGCGCTTCTGGCGGCAGGCGTTGTTCTCTTACTCAAAGATAAGGCTATGAGCCGGCGAACGAAGATTTGGATCATTGTGATCACCCTTGTCGTGATCGCAGCGTTCTCCACCATCATTC carries:
- a CDS encoding MATE family efflux transporter, which encodes MIATSVISAGGIIASGFCDAATQQIARLRGTGERARMAQTVRSTLGIGATLSFVLACIVWVSAPFVAAHVVVSHVTSLRECVISLRIASLLIVVRSIESVGVSVHRAFDRYGSTVKISAAMRLLTLFTVAGLAICGQRTTSFLIATGVFLIGGTYLQLRELPHFVGEGSLWPSLEPTETWLLVSVGIFVWIQALGGVVFTQFDRILLGVSLGAAAVAPYALCIQFAQPLFGLTASTLHFLFPYLSRRANMISPKELRHTLLKAFICNFLLIVAGAGVLLLCGDRLLALWAGSALAKTAVQILPRIVLGSALMGLSVMGTYALQALGLFRIVALISLCSRAAMLALMLFLLHHMGLQGLVISRLCYGFTALFVYVPLLQIVIKTRRSSGSAIPIPPAKLTEGSAI
- a CDS encoding glycosyltransferase family 1 protein produces the protein MKIMVLAASFSSDISGIQRHALNLVRCLIKSNEITRIDLVVAPWQTKITETLNDISDDRLIIHFEKMHEGPVGRNLWYYRELPLLVRRLQVDLVHLSYPVPFHAAAFGCPTVLSLHDLYPLEIPENFGFPKAIANRWILQQCLRSVSSIACVSDATLHKLKLCTTEKVEQKAVRIYNCVEPRPALPEPHAYRELIGERFLLSVSQHRRNKNIPLLIRVFHRLLRGTAPAPVTKLLIVGIEGPETQSIRSLIADLRLEEHVLLAHGLSEDELQWCYAQCEAVIAPSKTEGFGLPVAEALLAGARVVCSDIAAFREIGGMHCRFVALGPTEELDFATAISETIRRPPGKHVSFTHLSIETLSREYVQLYTRLLLKNQTAAETSAHTGLYAIKDGLALEQSSPAARKWEG
- a CDS encoding exopolysaccharide biosynthesis polyprenyl glycosylphosphotransferase; translated protein: MAASESYVASHLADSAAPGSMRHRAFPGGLNRYVLAGAEVIADLLTCVASLIAAYLVQRKVGGNLGYPLQRVLAIGAVQGLFAVLLLSASGAYGGCSSLMRIRETERAVRAAIQAALLLSFVVSILALQLPPMAVLVNVFLMPVLLIFQKQVTHSLTQALHVRGYGCKRAVIYGAGEAGRRITSTLLHSPKLGLQPVAVWSDGSVPASDGLSVLGYRRESAIPVRFEPLAASTLRSLRCNLLIMAEPHLSAAQFEEMKSIANQAGILVAFVSESAAHAEMQQSVADIDGVLLTSPHEHSTSWSYAFFKRAVDVFAATILLIGLSPVLCIVALLVRLSSPGPSLFIQRRVGRDGEFFDMYKFRTMVSDAPRYAVSPVTSSDPRLTSIGRVLRHLSLDELPQLINVLSGTMSLVGPRPEMPFIVATYNDHQRLRLRVKPGITGLWQLSAARAFPIHENIEYDLYYQRHRTFFMDIAILIHTIFFAVGGGI
- a CDS encoding WecB/TagA/CpsF family glycosyltransferase; the protein is MTDTVVHTATSNHVEGSYADVLGVKVSALNMDQAIRQTDAWIASGQCGFICVTGVHGVMEAQRDLEFLRILNSAMLNAPDGMPMSWVGHLQGFTEMDRVYGPDFMAELCRLSVPRGYRHFLYGGDEGVAELLRKSLESKFPGIEVVGTFTPPFRDLTREEEAQLCAQIESTKPHIMWIGLSTPKQERFMARYVERLGVPLLVGVGAAFDYHTGRLRDCPRWIKRAGLQWLHRLFQDPRRLWKRYARNNPEFLWKMTLQLLHLRSSFAVPREPVVAVDASASAEGLSK
- a CDS encoding cytochrome c, which codes for MSLKKNLLRIAPMLLVLTLSLMAAHGLSQTVIQSAASTPTGAKAPKHATVHAQEDEGARVFTQNCARCHNAPDGFSPRISSTVVRHMRIRASLSKHEEEELLRFFNP
- a CDS encoding cupredoxin domain-containing protein — encoded protein: MKKLLQLTAFGAVIVLGIAFTQVAKSQTEPRRIEVTAKRFSFEPADITVKKGQPVTIVLHNIDTAHGLRFRELNIDLRAPAKGTGQVMFTPEKIGDFVGHCSVFCGSGHGSMELTLHVVE
- a CDS encoding c-type cytochrome; protein product: MRRTFALSLTAGIALGLAGCRANPPSNFETKTVVFAKHHIFIGNKREHNPLMDNTQTRTDGKEAFSHYCVACHGMDGQNTGVPFIDHISPPIPSLASPEVQSYTDGQLKWILDNGIWPSGMPGSKGTLSDDELWSIVVYLRHLPPIGSQGTPDMYTH
- a CDS encoding O-antigen ligase family protein, with amino-acid sequence MMIVSQSDAHQDDRVTASLPLVVGFFFAFRLLIVLLSVRLFGADPQVGVVASFTINIGLLLLVLLLSSDRPMVRIGELARLVSVRWALAFLLFSACSLLWTVAESKAAAIGYWTAMASDVAIVFLLLRRDRTPCVVNSLLKGFVYGACIVAVIAWLMPTQSDLRLGDEELLGPNQIGYLCAFAFFMAQYLQRRKQGSWYMASLLLAVTLLRTFSKTTIAALLAAGVVLLLKDKAMSRRTKIWIIVITLVVIAAFSTIILSYASVYASEGNQSETLSGRFSIWAIIFVEAIQQPWIGHGFHSVWQVIPPIGPDKFEARHAHNELLQQFYAYGAAGIVLLTGVYGSFYRQVRKLPPGSMRVFFCSLLLFVIVRGLADTEAFDLSLPLWAIILFSASIEGMIQDRAQYRIRGLIAHPRADTMGASSIVMGS